CAGCTCGGTGGTGACCACCCAGGTGTACGACGACTGGGAGCCGCCGAGTTCGGAAACGATCTTCGGCAGCGCGTTGGCCACCACGGTCGACGCCAGGATGGCGACGAACATGCCCATCAGCAGGCCGGAGAACGCCTCCATGACCTGCTTTCTGCCCATGGAGTCCGACTCCACCGGCTCAGCGGTTACCGACACAAAACCCCCTATGGTTTCGGTGCTTTCGGCCGTCCCCTCAGGCGAGGACGGGAAATTCAGTGCTTGCCGGGATCCGGCAGCCCGGCGGCGACCGCCGCGCAGGCCTGGTCGATGAACTCGGTGAGCGGCTCCTCGCCGCCGAACGCGTGCCACCGGCGGATCGAGACCTGCATGGCGTTCCCCACCGCGCCGAACAGCAGGCCGGGGAAGAGGTCCTTCTCCGCGTCCAGCCCGGTGCGCTCGGCGATCGCGGCGACCAGGGCCCGGTTGGAACCGGCCTGGGCCGCCATCACCCGCGAGACCAGCGACGGGTTGGCCTCGATCACCGACATCCGCGCCAGCCACTCCTCGCGGTCGGCCTCGACCAGCTCGATGTCCGGCCGGATCGCCTCGACCAGCGCCTCCAGCGCGGAGAGGTGGGCGGGCATGGCGAGGAACCGCTCCACCGAGCGGCGGGTGCGCTCCTCGGTGTCCGGGTAGGGCATCAGCACCGCGTCCTCCTTGGACGCGAAGTAGTTGAAGAAGGTCCGCGGCGAGACCCCGGCTTCGCCCGCGATGTCCTCGACGGTGACGTGGTCCAGCCCGTGCGCGGCGGCGAGCCGGACCGCGGCCACGGCCAGCGTTCGGTGCGTGGCGTGCTTCTTGCGCTCGCGCAGGCCGGTGGGCTGGGTCATGGGTCCAAGGTAGCAAGAATTTTGCAGACCCTGCAAAGTTGCAGGATGTGAAACAGGTCTCCGTCGAGTGGGCCCTGACCAGGGCTCGAGATCGCGGGCATGATGGCGAGGTGGAGGAATTCCTCGCCGCGTACGACGCGGTTCTGGGCAGGTGGCCGGTCGAGGTCAAGCCGGTGGACGTGGAGTCGGAGTTCGGTACCACCCGCGTGCAGTTGTGCGGTCCTCCCGACGGCGCGCCGCTGGTGCTGCTGCACGGCGGGGGCGCGACCTCGGCGGTGTGGCTGGCCAACATCGCCGAGCTGAGCCGGGAGCACCGGGTCTACGCGGTGGACCAGATCGGCGCCCCGGGCCGAAGCGTCCACAGTGGACGGCCGTTCCGCCGTCCACGGGACCTGCTCGACTGGCTGGACTCGCTGTTCAGGCACTTCCGCCTCAGCGGCGCCGGGGTG
The genomic region above belongs to Amycolatopsis sp. YIM 10 and contains:
- a CDS encoding TetR family transcriptional regulator, which produces MTQPTGLRERKKHATHRTLAVAAVRLAAAHGLDHVTVEDIAGEAGVSPRTFFNYFASKEDAVLMPYPDTEERTRRSVERFLAMPAHLSALEALVEAIRPDIELVEADREEWLARMSVIEANPSLVSRVMAAQAGSNRALVAAIAERTGLDAEKDLFPGLLFGAVGNAMQVSIRRWHAFGGEEPLTEFIDQACAAVAAGLPDPGKH